Proteins from a genomic interval of Sulfurospirillum oryzae:
- a CDS encoding sulfite exporter TauE/SafE family protein produces MGFEWILAFLALGLVVGFMAGLLGIGGGGIMVPVLTSIFLAQGVPVEQVVHMALGTSMASIVFTSFASMRAHHKKGAVMWNVVKYMAGGVVIGTFAATFLATYMKSVHLAIFFAIFMAYVSIQMAIDKKPKPSRELSTPASLFSVGSLIGIVSALVSIGGGSLTVPYLVWQNVDLKKAIATSAAIGFPLSIAGTVGYIVNGMMHSSGSGAEMMLGFVYLPGVVLISIVSYFTAPLGAKMAHTLPVGKLKKIFALLLMILSIKMLTSVI; encoded by the coding sequence ATGGGTTTTGAATGGATTTTGGCATTTTTAGCTTTGGGCTTAGTCGTTGGTTTTATGGCGGGATTACTTGGAATCGGTGGAGGAGGCATTATGGTGCCTGTTTTGACCTCAATTTTCTTAGCGCAAGGTGTTCCTGTGGAGCAAGTTGTCCACATGGCACTTGGAACCTCAATGGCATCCATTGTTTTTACATCCTTTGCCAGTATGCGAGCACACCATAAAAAAGGTGCTGTGATGTGGAATGTTGTCAAATATATGGCTGGTGGCGTTGTCATTGGCACTTTTGCGGCAACGTTTCTCGCAACCTACATGAAATCTGTTCATCTTGCCATCTTTTTTGCTATCTTTATGGCGTATGTTTCCATTCAAATGGCGATCGATAAAAAGCCAAAACCAAGCCGTGAACTCTCAACTCCTGCTTCTTTGTTCAGTGTGGGCTCACTGATTGGCATAGTCTCCGCTTTGGTTTCCATCGGAGGAGGCTCACTGACTGTTCCTTATCTTGTGTGGCAAAATGTGGATTTGAAAAAGGCAATAGCAACGTCTGCAGCCATTGGATTTCCACTCTCCATAGCGGGCACGGTTGGTTACATCGTTAATGGCATGATGCACAGCTCCGGTAGTGGAGCAGAGATGATGTTAGGATTTGTGTATCTGCCGGGTGTTGTGCTTATTTCAATTGTGAGTTATTTTACTGCCCCGTTGGGTGCAAAGATGGCACATACCCTTCCTGTTGGCAAACTCAAAAAGATTTTTGCTTTACTTCTGATGATACTCAGCATTAAAATGCTCACGTCTGTCATCTAA
- a CDS encoding DNA-processing protein DprA, translated as MIQTIDFHVPELEIMKVYPKPLYYLGNPALLKRPKISIVGTRHPIAYTKIYTQEIARKLSLAGVCVVSGGAQGVDGLAHFSAGVENTIMVAGTGLDIRYPSLHVKLIEGIEKEGLVLSQFEAGQPSLKWNFPLRNELVVALGDALIVTQADLKSGTMHSIEFALKMQKPIYVLPHRLGESEGTNWLLSKGLATPIYDIDAFVALFGKIDVTCKDDFLIYCDTHPLYHDAVAKFSQKVFEYECLGKIRVENGRILRA; from the coding sequence ATGATCCAAACGATAGACTTTCATGTCCCTGAATTGGAGATAATGAAAGTCTATCCAAAACCGCTTTACTACCTCGGTAATCCTGCTCTTTTAAAACGCCCTAAAATTTCTATCGTGGGTACTCGCCATCCCATTGCTTACACAAAAATTTACACACAAGAGATTGCTCGAAAACTCTCCCTTGCAGGTGTCTGCGTTGTAAGTGGCGGAGCGCAAGGCGTTGATGGGCTAGCGCACTTTTCTGCAGGGGTTGAAAACACGATAATGGTTGCAGGAACGGGTTTAGATATTCGTTATCCCTCTTTACATGTAAAGCTAATTGAGGGGATTGAAAAAGAGGGGTTGGTGCTCAGTCAATTCGAGGCAGGGCAACCCTCACTCAAATGGAATTTTCCTCTGCGCAATGAACTTGTTGTAGCCCTTGGTGACGCGCTTATTGTCACACAAGCCGATCTTAAAAGTGGCACAATGCACAGCATAGAGTTTGCTCTTAAAATGCAAAAGCCTATTTATGTGCTTCCACATCGTTTGGGTGAGAGTGAAGGCACAAACTGGCTTCTCTCCAAAGGGTTGGCCACACCTATTTATGACATTGATGCGTTTGTCGCTCTTTTTGGTAAAATTGATGTTACATGTAAAGATGATTTCCTCATCTATTGTGACACACATCCGCTCTACCACGATGCTGTCGCAAAATTTTCACAAAAAGTATTTGAATATGAATGTTTGGGTAAAATAAGAGTTGAAAATGGACGCATTCTACGCGCGTAA
- the ilvC gene encoding ketol-acid reductoisomerase, with the protein MAITVFYDKDCDLSIIRSKKVAMIGFGSQGHAHAENLRDSGVEVVVGLRKDGSSWAKAEAKGFRVMTVGEATKYADVIMILLPDEMQGDVFASEIKPNLSEGKAIAFGHGFNIHYGQIITPKGVDCIMVAPKAPGHTVRSEFVNGGGIPDLIAIDQDATGKAKALALSYASAIGGGRTGIIETTFKDETETDLFGEQAVLCGGATALVEAGFQTLVEAGYEPEMAYFECLHELKLIVDLMYQGGIADMRYSISNTAEYGDYVSGKRVINAESKAAMKEILAEIQDGRFAKDFILERKAGYTRMNAERAKTERSLLNKTGEKLRSMMPWITSKKIINKDKN; encoded by the coding sequence ATGGCAATAACCGTCTTTTATGACAAAGATTGTGATTTAAGCATTATTCGCTCTAAAAAAGTTGCGATGATTGGTTTTGGTTCTCAAGGACACGCACATGCAGAAAATCTTCGTGATAGCGGTGTAGAAGTCGTTGTAGGTCTTAGAAAAGATGGTAGTTCATGGGCAAAAGCGGAAGCAAAAGGTTTCCGTGTTATGACGGTAGGTGAAGCGACAAAATACGCTGATGTTATCATGATCTTGTTGCCAGATGAGATGCAAGGTGATGTTTTTGCATCAGAAATTAAGCCAAACTTGAGTGAAGGTAAAGCGATTGCGTTTGGTCATGGTTTTAACATTCACTACGGTCAAATCATTACTCCTAAAGGTGTTGACTGTATCATGGTTGCTCCAAAAGCACCAGGTCATACCGTAAGAAGTGAGTTTGTAAACGGTGGTGGTATTCCTGATCTTATTGCAATCGATCAAGATGCGACTGGTAAAGCAAAAGCACTTGCACTTAGTTATGCATCTGCAATTGGTGGCGGAAGAACTGGTATTATTGAGACGACTTTCAAAGACGAGACTGAGACCGATCTTTTTGGTGAGCAAGCTGTTCTTTGTGGTGGTGCTACTGCACTTGTAGAAGCAGGTTTTCAAACATTGGTAGAAGCGGGTTATGAGCCTGAAATGGCATACTTTGAGTGTTTACATGAGCTTAAACTTATCGTTGACTTGATGTATCAAGGCGGTATTGCTGATATGCGTTACTCTATCTCTAATACAGCAGAGTATGGTGACTATGTGAGCGGAAAAAGAGTTATCAACGCTGAGTCAAAAGCAGCAATGAAAGAGATTTTGGCTGAGATTCAAGATGGTCGTTTTGCCAAAGATTTTATTTTAGAGCGAAAAGCAGGATACACTCGTATGAACGCAGAGCGCGCTAAAACGGAGAGAAGTCTTCTTAACAAAACAGGCGAAAAACTTCGTTCTATGATGCCTTGGATCACCTCTAAAAAAATCATCAATAAAGACAAAAATTAA
- the holA gene encoding DNA polymerase III subunit delta → MYKREFEGLLKANKAPKSTLLYGACAYQNNVLAQQLLTLLNAGSEEKVMMYFDEYNFSSAKNFLSQSSLFGDRNILIVKTDKTIPTKEIETLVGLCTKNDSSYFIYQYFGEDKKATPLTKLFDKQNEGAFVRLFKAEFNEAIQLLHNHAHAIGLSIDRYALQHLYMIHTEDLSLCVNECEKLLVLNREIGINDINTLVYGLGSVSMDHFITKLLEKKDIKEEFERLVEGDGVEEIRIINAIQAHVTQLFLFHAYIKLNGAFDAKAILGYPLPPQLAAQRSQHSIKIDLATYHKLSNLLIDAEYRLKKMGNVEKTSYLLSRLIKLQSSL, encoded by the coding sequence ATGTATAAAAGAGAATTTGAAGGACTTTTAAAAGCGAATAAAGCCCCAAAATCAACTCTTTTGTACGGTGCATGCGCATACCAAAACAACGTGCTTGCACAACAACTTTTGACTCTTTTAAATGCGGGAAGCGAAGAGAAAGTGATGATGTATTTTGATGAGTACAACTTCAGTTCTGCGAAGAATTTTCTCTCCCAGTCATCTCTTTTTGGCGATCGCAATATTTTGATTGTTAAAACCGATAAAACGATTCCCACAAAAGAGATTGAGACACTCGTTGGATTGTGTACCAAAAATGATTCAAGCTACTTTATCTACCAATATTTTGGAGAAGATAAAAAAGCAACCCCACTTACCAAGCTCTTCGATAAACAAAATGAGGGTGCTTTTGTACGCCTCTTTAAAGCCGAGTTTAATGAAGCCATACAGCTACTGCACAACCATGCCCATGCCATTGGACTTTCCATTGACCGCTATGCCCTGCAGCACCTCTACATGATCCACACCGAAGATCTCTCTTTGTGTGTTAATGAATGCGAAAAACTTTTGGTGCTAAATCGCGAAATTGGAATCAACGATATTAACACACTTGTCTATGGACTTGGGTCTGTTTCCATGGATCATTTCATTACAAAACTACTTGAGAAAAAAGACATCAAAGAAGAGTTTGAACGCCTTGTTGAAGGTGATGGCGTCGAAGAAATTAGAATTATAAACGCTATTCAAGCCCATGTAACACAGCTCTTTTTGTTCCATGCTTATATTAAATTAAACGGTGCCTTCGATGCTAAGGCCATTCTTGGCTACCCTCTTCCTCCACAGTTAGCAGCGCAACGCTCCCAGCACTCTATCAAGATTGATCTTGCGACCTATCATAAGCTTTCTAATCTATTGATCGATGCTGAATACCGCCTCAAAAAAATGGGAAATGTTGAAAAAACAAGTTATCTTCTCTCTCGTTTAATTAAACTTCAAAGTTCTTTATAA
- the rpsF gene encoding 30S ribosomal protein S6 encodes MRHYELLVVVKPTLTVEELQAKLNYLKEILEKNGAVITAKLEMGTRKLAYQIDKFERGTYVVFYFTAPTAAIAEVERLIRITEEFIRFMTVKFENQKELRFWNKQVEKITKKSEAPAAVVEAKEIVEEPTVVTTEA; translated from the coding sequence ATGCGACATTATGAGTTGCTTGTTGTAGTAAAACCTACATTAACTGTAGAAGAACTACAAGCAAAACTAAACTATCTAAAAGAAATTTTAGAGAAAAATGGTGCAGTAATCACTGCAAAACTTGAGATGGGTACACGCAAACTTGCGTATCAAATCGATAAATTTGAGCGCGGAACTTATGTAGTATTCTACTTCACTGCTCCTACAGCTGCTATTGCTGAAGTTGAGAGACTTATCAGAATTACTGAAGAGTTTATTCGCTTTATGACTGTTAAATTTGAAAATCAAAAAGAACTTAGATTCTGGAACAAACAAGTTGAGAAAATCACTAAAAAAAGTGAAGCACCTGCTGCTGTTGTTGAAGCTAAAGAGATCGTAGAAGAACCAACTGTTGTTACAACTGAAGCTTAA
- the minE gene encoding cell division topological specificity factor MinE: MSFFSDLFGKKKNTADVAKNRLKIMLSHERASCKLPYLDDLRNDLIAVIKKYTKVEDVKITSHNNQNLELLEVEVILGK; encoded by the coding sequence ATGAGTTTCTTCAGTGATCTTTTTGGAAAGAAAAAAAATACGGCAGATGTGGCAAAAAATCGCCTTAAAATCATGCTTTCCCATGAGAGAGCGAGTTGTAAGTTACCTTATTTAGACGATCTTCGCAACGATTTGATCGCTGTTATTAAGAAATATACCAAAGTGGAAGATGTTAAAATCACCTCCCACAACAATCAAAATCTCGAGCTACTAGAAGTTGAAGTCATTCTTGGAAAGTAA
- a CDS encoding divergent polysaccharide deacetylase family protein — MVKKNKENQKTEEGMPLTEIKSAQLRKYSLLIMLIFTLLLTAFGVYIYMTTSYERYKIVQKDQMSANDELMRKMKQMLDDEKMRQASLPQPPSTPLVEANVTESNQSSEKPVENNETHTTPVVVQQTPEEESKTQELSEVHDYQRSIKESGKPARPHEVVRKKYPEGTTPKLAIIIDDVSFAWQTRSIKEIPYKVTPSFFPPTKGHPDTVRLSHDFEFAMIHLPMESKNYSSPEPETLNAVDSSEVIEKRIKRIKALFPELIYYNNHTGGSFTADYNAMDRLVKVLKENGLVFVDSRTVGNSKAPEITKKYDMFLYSRDVFLDNSLDKNLIRTQLREAVTKAKKHGYAIAIGHPHKNTLEVLRDSKELLEGVDLVYLKDL, encoded by the coding sequence ATGGTAAAAAAAAATAAAGAAAATCAAAAAACAGAAGAGGGTATGCCTCTTACAGAGATAAAGTCCGCTCAACTTAGAAAGTATAGTTTGCTTATAATGCTTATTTTTACGCTTCTACTGACAGCTTTTGGTGTGTATATCTACATGACTACTTCGTACGAACGCTACAAAATAGTTCAAAAAGACCAGATGTCCGCTAATGATGAATTGATGCGTAAGATGAAGCAGATGTTAGATGATGAAAAAATGCGTCAAGCATCGCTGCCTCAACCACCATCGACTCCTCTTGTTGAAGCCAATGTGACAGAAAGTAATCAAAGTAGTGAAAAACCTGTTGAAAACAACGAGACACACACGACTCCTGTTGTGGTGCAACAGACTCCTGAAGAGGAGAGTAAGACGCAAGAACTCTCCGAAGTCCATGATTATCAGCGAAGTATCAAAGAGAGTGGAAAGCCAGCGCGCCCACACGAAGTTGTTCGTAAAAAATACCCAGAAGGAACAACGCCAAAGCTTGCCATTATCATCGATGATGTTTCTTTCGCTTGGCAAACACGCTCCATTAAAGAGATACCGTATAAAGTGACTCCTTCATTTTTTCCTCCAACAAAAGGGCATCCTGATACTGTACGTTTGTCGCATGATTTTGAATTTGCGATGATCCATCTCCCCATGGAGTCAAAAAACTACTCTTCGCCTGAGCCTGAAACACTTAACGCGGTTGATTCAAGTGAGGTGATTGAGAAGAGAATTAAACGTATAAAAGCGTTGTTTCCAGAGCTAATTTATTACAACAACCATACCGGTGGTTCCTTCACAGCAGATTACAATGCAATGGATCGCTTGGTGAAAGTTTTGAAAGAGAATGGTTTGGTGTTTGTTGATAGCCGCACCGTTGGTAACAGTAAAGCGCCTGAGATTACGAAAAAATACGATATGTTTCTCTACTCAAGAGACGTTTTTCTCGATAACTCACTTGATAAAAACTTGATTCGTACGCAACTGAGAGAAGCTGTTACAAAAGCTAAAAAACATGGTTATGCCATTGCAATTGGACATCCGCACAAAAATACTTTAGAGGTTTTAAGAGATTCGAAAGAGCTCTTAGAAGGTGTGGATTTGGTTTATCTAAAAGACTTATAA
- the minD gene encoding septum site-determining protein MinD, with the protein MGIVITVTSGKGGVGKSTTTANLAVGLANLGKKVVAIDFDIGLRNLDMILGLENRIVYDVVDVMEGRCNLAQALINDKKSKTLYFLPASQTKDKDILNKDKVKALIENLKESFDIVMIDSPAGIESGFEHSIFLADRALIVSTPDVSSVRDADRVIGIIDAKSERAKNGLEVEKHIIINRIKPEMVDAGNMLSVDDVLSILALPLIGIVPDDEDIITSTNTGSPIVNKDKSLSAEAYRNIARRILGEEVEFLDIRVKKGLLSALKGIFK; encoded by the coding sequence ATGGGTATAGTTATCACCGTAACGTCTGGTAAAGGTGGGGTGGGTAAATCCACTACCACCGCGAACCTAGCCGTTGGACTTGCAAATTTAGGCAAAAAAGTTGTTGCGATTGACTTTGACATAGGTCTTAGAAATCTTGACATGATCTTGGGACTTGAAAATCGCATTGTGTATGATGTGGTCGATGTTATGGAAGGTCGTTGTAACCTTGCACAAGCCCTTATCAACGATAAAAAGTCTAAAACACTCTATTTTTTACCTGCGAGTCAAACCAAAGATAAAGATATTTTGAATAAAGATAAAGTTAAAGCATTGATCGAAAATCTCAAAGAGAGTTTTGACATCGTTATGATTGACTCACCTGCGGGTATTGAAAGTGGATTTGAACATTCTATTTTTCTAGCCGATCGTGCACTCATCGTTTCGACTCCCGATGTAAGTTCTGTACGCGACGCGGATCGTGTTATTGGTATTATTGATGCTAAAAGTGAGCGTGCTAAAAATGGTTTAGAAGTTGAGAAGCACATTATCATTAACCGTATTAAGCCAGAGATGGTTGATGCGGGCAATATGCTCAGTGTGGATGATGTTCTAAGTATCCTTGCACTTCCACTTATTGGTATTGTGCCTGATGATGAAGATATTATTACATCAACGAACACAGGCTCACCAATTGTGAATAAAGATAAATCACTCTCAGCAGAAGCATACCGTAACATTGCACGACGTATTTTAGGCGAAGAGGTCGAATTTTTAGACATTCGTGTGAAAAAAGGACTTCTCTCAGCACTCAAAGGAATTTTCAAATGA
- a CDS encoding VacB/RNase II family 3'-5' exoribonuclease yields MKNFLLSLSQGVAQKDVPSPFLPHFKTLIQLRALVAKNDLYVLDSSHLVGKMDVAFSGTGFLSSLEPTRSKDIIIEAKDLHGAMRGDFVVAKRVANKRGGRAKAVVVYIAQRAFAKSIVYTKMSKGKVVGINVKNESIFDITASQKSLKQLPLGSVLKIDNITNVIEEVLGVLNDPLVDEKISLALFDKKEFFSKEAETEAKSHGDFVEKSYYPHRVDLTHLPFCTIDPVDAKDFDDAIYFDVENHTLYVAIADVSEYVYPMGPIDKEAIERGFSIYFPHKSIPMLPRALSENICSLKPNVDRLAYTFKITLDPLTCKPLKEELFESIIHSSKRYTYEKIDQFLQGKTDEADAADKTILAYLLPLHSLTQKLRDMRLENAFSFRSSEVRMRVDEHQNLLSTTIEEETPSHGLIEDCMLLANKAAAKKLGFGIFRTHDSPSYERMEMLLNDLALIGINAKLSADIPKMIQGIQAKADTLGLREEVDKLIIKSQKKAIYEPENKGHFGLGFDMYTHFTSPIRRYSDLTLHRLLKAKMANDEKKLTFLLKDIAPLCEKISNLERESDKVAWDFMDRKFARYMALHVGDNFKAIVVETEQNPIAKLDDELKGARIFLLDNDVHLLQRIEIKIVESNIATARIYARVTRSFDV; encoded by the coding sequence GTGAAAAACTTTCTTTTAAGCCTTAGCCAAGGGGTGGCACAAAAAGATGTGCCTTCCCCTTTTCTCCCTCATTTTAAAACCTTAATCCAACTTCGAGCACTGGTTGCTAAAAATGATCTTTATGTACTCGATTCTTCCCATCTCGTCGGAAAAATGGACGTGGCTTTTAGTGGAACAGGATTTTTAAGCTCTTTGGAACCTACGCGTTCAAAAGACATTATCATTGAAGCGAAAGACCTGCATGGTGCCATGCGTGGCGATTTCGTTGTCGCAAAACGCGTCGCCAATAAACGAGGAGGACGTGCCAAAGCTGTTGTTGTCTACATTGCCCAACGCGCTTTTGCAAAAAGCATTGTTTACACGAAGATGAGTAAAGGTAAAGTCGTTGGGATTAATGTTAAAAATGAGTCTATTTTTGACATTACTGCCAGCCAAAAATCACTCAAGCAACTTCCACTTGGAAGCGTTTTAAAGATTGATAACATTACCAATGTCATTGAAGAAGTTTTAGGCGTATTGAACGACCCATTGGTCGATGAAAAAATTTCTTTAGCTCTTTTTGATAAAAAAGAGTTTTTCTCTAAAGAAGCCGAAACGGAAGCCAAAAGCCACGGTGATTTTGTCGAAAAATCGTACTATCCGCACCGTGTTGATCTCACTCATTTGCCTTTTTGCACCATCGACCCCGTAGACGCGAAAGATTTTGATGATGCCATCTATTTTGATGTCGAAAACCACACGCTCTACGTTGCTATTGCCGATGTCAGTGAATACGTTTATCCAATGGGACCTATCGATAAAGAAGCCATTGAACGCGGCTTTTCGATCTATTTTCCCCACAAATCTATTCCGATGCTTCCACGCGCACTCAGTGAAAACATCTGTTCCCTAAAACCCAATGTCGACCGCCTTGCTTATACCTTTAAAATCACGCTCGATCCTCTTACATGTAAACCGCTCAAAGAGGAACTTTTTGAAAGTATTATTCATTCATCCAAGCGCTATACTTATGAAAAAATAGACCAATTTTTACAAGGTAAAACCGATGAGGCTGATGCTGCAGATAAAACAATCTTAGCGTATCTTTTACCCTTGCATTCACTCACCCAAAAATTGCGAGACATGAGGCTTGAAAATGCCTTCTCGTTTCGTTCTTCCGAAGTGCGAATGCGGGTTGATGAGCACCAAAACCTCCTTTCCACAACCATAGAAGAAGAGACACCTTCGCATGGTTTGATTGAAGATTGTATGCTTTTAGCCAATAAAGCCGCAGCAAAAAAACTGGGCTTTGGTATTTTTAGAACACACGATAGCCCGTCGTATGAACGAATGGAAATGCTTTTAAATGACTTAGCCCTTATTGGCATTAATGCAAAACTAAGTGCTGATATTCCTAAGATGATCCAAGGAATTCAAGCCAAAGCTGATACGTTAGGACTTCGTGAAGAAGTCGATAAACTCATCATCAAAAGTCAAAAAAAGGCAATTTATGAGCCTGAGAACAAAGGACACTTTGGACTTGGCTTTGATATGTACACACACTTCACCTCCCCAATTAGACGATACAGTGATCTTACGTTGCACCGTCTGTTAAAAGCGAAGATGGCGAATGATGAGAAAAAGCTCACCTTCTTACTTAAAGACATTGCACCGCTGTGCGAAAAAATTAGTAACCTAGAACGAGAGAGTGACAAAGTCGCGTGGGATTTTATGGACCGTAAATTTGCGCGTTATATGGCGTTACATGTAGGCGATAATTTCAAAGCCATTGTCGTTGAAACCGAACAAAATCCTATTGCGAAACTGGACGATGAACTTAAAGGTGCTCGCATCTTTTTACTCGACAATGATGTCCATTTGCTCCAACGTATTGAAATTAAAATTGTCGAGAGTAATATTGCAACCGCTAGAATTTACGCCAGAGTAACGAGGAGTTTTGATGTATAA
- the rpsR gene encoding 30S ribosomal protein S18 yields MAEKRKFARKYCKYCEAKVEYVDYKDAKILRHSLSERYKIMPRRLTGNCKRHQEMVELAIKRARATAVIPYIIDTQKVVAVPFEQLQQ; encoded by the coding sequence ATGGCAGAGAAAAGAAAATTTGCACGCAAATACTGCAAATACTGTGAAGCAAAAGTAGAATACGTTGACTATAAAGATGCAAAAATTTTGAGACATTCTCTCTCCGAGAGATACAAAATCATGCCTCGTCGTTTAACTGGTAACTGCAAAAGACATCAAGAGATGGTAGAACTAGCGATCAAACGCGCTCGTGCTACAGCGGTTATCCCATACATCATTGACACTCAAAAAGTTGTTGCTGTTCCTTTCGAGCAATTACAACAATAA
- a CDS encoding single-stranded DNA-binding protein, which translates to MFNRVIMLGNLTRDCELRYLPNGGAVCTTGLATNRRFKKQDGSQGEEVCFIDITFFGRTAEIANQYLSRGKKVLVEGRLKLDQWTDQQGVKRSKHSITVETLQMIDSRGAGQEGGAEMGGSYGEPSATPNVGYNANPQKPAAYPRQSTPEYSGHEIPSIDINDDEIPF; encoded by the coding sequence ATGTTCAATAGAGTAATTATGCTTGGTAACCTCACACGTGATTGCGAACTTCGTTACCTACCTAATGGTGGCGCTGTTTGTACCACTGGACTTGCGACCAATCGTCGCTTTAAAAAGCAAGATGGAAGTCAAGGTGAAGAAGTGTGCTTTATCGACATCACCTTTTTTGGACGTACTGCAGAGATCGCGAATCAATACCTAAGCCGTGGCAAAAAAGTATTGGTAGAGGGTCGTTTGAAACTCGATCAATGGACTGATCAACAAGGTGTAAAGCGCTCTAAGCACTCTATCACTGTTGAAACACTCCAGATGATTGATTCACGTGGTGCTGGACAAGAAGGCGGTGCAGAGATGGGTGGAAGTTATGGTGAGCCTTCAGCTACGCCAAACGTAGGTTATAACGCTAACCCACAAAAACCCGCAGCCTATCCAAGACAATCTACTCCTGAATATAGTGGTCATGAAATTCCGAGCATCGATATTAACGATGACGAAATACCGTTTTAG
- a CDS encoding HDOD domain-containing protein — MDENILKKIKALPPLDDTVLKIQRICVDKNSSLADLVKVVESDPMLTANILKSSNSPLYGFSREIKNIAHAVSLFGMATVRGFALSSAIKQNIKIDLAPYHLSNTTFLEISTLQSTFMFKWYSKVNKAMLDVLQPASFMMEVGKIIIAHELIEQQKDGAFKAALASVRTPNELSALEKEYVGFSNEEITAKIFEQWNLEAELVESIKFSNDPENAQEHIRAFSAALNIVKNSINIFGQLDETSIDRSLKLLEEYGLNTEPFLQTVEQFKQ; from the coding sequence ATGGACGAAAATATTTTAAAAAAAATCAAAGCGCTTCCGCCTCTTGATGATACGGTTTTAAAAATACAGCGTATTTGCGTCGATAAAAACAGCTCATTAGCCGATCTTGTCAAAGTCGTTGAGAGCGATCCAATGCTAACTGCCAACATTTTAAAGTCCTCCAACTCACCTCTTTATGGCTTTAGCAGGGAAATTAAAAATATCGCTCATGCGGTATCGCTTTTTGGCATGGCAACCGTACGTGGTTTTGCCCTTTCTAGTGCTATCAAACAAAACATCAAAATTGATCTTGCACCATACCACTTATCGAACACCACTTTTTTAGAAATTAGTACGCTTCAAAGCACATTCATGTTTAAGTGGTACTCAAAAGTCAATAAGGCAATGCTCGATGTTCTTCAACCTGCTTCTTTTATGATGGAAGTTGGCAAAATCATCATTGCGCATGAGCTCATTGAGCAACAAAAAGATGGTGCTTTTAAAGCAGCGCTTGCCTCTGTTAGAACACCCAATGAACTTTCAGCCTTAGAAAAAGAGTATGTGGGCTTTTCAAACGAAGAGATTACAGCAAAAATTTTTGAACAATGGAATTTAGAAGCTGAACTGGTCGAATCCATTAAATTTTCGAATGACCCAGAAAATGCGCAAGAGCACATCCGTGCTTTTTCTGCTGCACTCAATATTGTTAAAAACAGTATTAATATTTTTGGACAACTTGATGAGACATCGATTGATCGCTCACTCAAACTTCTTGAAGAGTACGGATTAAACACTGAGCCATTTTTACAAACCGTTGAGCAATTTAAACAGTGA